A stretch of DNA from Cryptosporangium aurantiacum:
GTGGTTCTACCGCAAGGCGTACGGGCACTGGCTGGTGTTCTCCAGCGGCGCCTACACGTCGGGCAAGAAGGCGGAGAAGGACCCGGTCATCGACACGTGCTCGCAGGACTTCCTCTACTACGTGATCGACGCCCTGGACAAACGCCGCTGACGCCCGAGCGGATTGCATTTGGAAGGGCTATACGTCTTCCAAATGCAATCCGCTCGGGCGCGCGTGCTCTAGCCGGCGTCTCTGACGAGCAGGGCGACCTGCACGCGGTTCTCGCAGCCCAGCTTGGTCAGCACCCGGCTGACGTAGGTCTTCACGGTCGTCTCGCTGGTGCGCGACCGACGGGCGATCTCCGCGTTCGACAGGCCCTCGGCAACAAGGCCGGCGACCTCACGTTCGCGGCCGGTCAGTGCGGCGAGCCGCCGGATCGCGTCCTGCCTGCGGCCGATGTCGTCGGGCGCCACCAGGCCCAGCACGATCCGGGCGGCGGCCGGCGAGAGGTACGCCTCGCCCGCGTGCGCCGCCGACACGGCGCCGATCAGCTCCGCCGGGGTGCAATTCTTGAGCAGGAACCCGGCTGCCCGGTGCTCTACCGCGCGTAGGACGTTCGGCTCAGCTCCGAACGAGGTCAGGACGACGACCGGCAGCTCGGGCCTGCGGCGATGGAGTTCCTCGACCACGCCCAGCCCGTCGAGCACCGGCATCCGGATGTCGACGAGCACCACGTCGACGTCCGGGCGTGACGCCCGCTCGACCGCTGCCCGCCCGTCCTCCACCTGGGCCACCACGCTGATCCCGGGATCGGACTCCAGTACCGCGACGATCCCCGCCCGGATCAGCGGCTCGTCGTCCGCGATCAGCACCCGGATCACGTCAGCCGGCTCCCACCAGCATCGCGGCGGGCAACGCGCCGAACAGCAGCACGGCGGTCGCCACCCCGACCGCGGTCGACCGCCCCCGCCCGACGCCTGCGACCGGCTCAGGCTCCCGGACCAGCGTCGGGACGAGCACGGTGAGCCGGGCCTCGCCACGGTCGCGGCGCAGCGTGGCATATCCACCCACGGATTCGATCCGTTCCCGCACCCCGACGAGCCCATGCCCGCCCCGAGCAACCGCCACCGCGCCCCCAACGCCCACCGAGCCCACCCCCGCCCGACCCGCGTCAGCCAAACCCGCCGCCCGCCCTGCATCGGCCGAGCCAGCCTCCACCCGACCCACGCCGGCCAAGCCTTCGTAGCCCGGGCCCAAGCCCGCCCCGCCCGCCTGGGCCGAGCGCGTCCCCACCAGACCCGCGTCAGCCATGTCCGCGTGCCCCGGCCTCAGGCCCGCCCAGCCCGGGCACGCACCCCTCCGACCCATGGCAGCCGCGCCCGCATCCGCCCAGCCCGCGTCAGCCGAGCCCACCCGGCCCAGGCCCAGGCCCACCTCGCCCGCCTGGGCCGAGCGCACCCCCACCCGACCCATGTCGGCCGCGCCCGCATCCGCCCAGCCCGCGTCAGCCGAGCCCACCCGGCCCAGGCCCGCCCCACCCACATCCGCCGCACCCACCTGGCCCGGACCCAAGCCCGGCCCGCCCGCAGCGGGCCGAGCCGGGGACGGGGCGGGCGTTGGGCGGATCGGGTTGACGACCGTGAGCAGCAACGCGTCGTCCTCCCAGCCCAGCGACACGGTCACCGCGCACGTCGGCGCGTGCTTCGTCGCGTTCGTGAGGCCCTCCTCGACCGCCCGGTACACGGCGCGGTCGGCCTCGTCGGTCAGCAGGCCCGGTTCGCCGCGGCGTTCGACCGTGACCGGCACACCGGCGCGCACGTACCCGTCGACCAGGGCGTCGAGGCCGTCCAGCCCCGGCGCGTCGATCTCGTCGCCGTGCCGCAGCGCGCCGACGACCTCGTGCAGACCGTCGACCGCCTCGCGCGCGGAGCCGGCAAGCCTGCCGATCGCCTCCCGCTGCCGCGGCGGCAACTCGTCGACTTCCAGCGCCGCGGCCTGGATCGACACCAACCCGAGGCGGTGGCCGAGCGCGTCGTGCATCTCCCTGGCGATCCGCAGCCGTTCGCGCAACCGCTCCCGTTCCGCCGCCAGGTCACGCGCGCGCCGCAACTCCTGGTTGCGGTCGGTCAGCGCGTCCACCAGCCGGGCGTGCTGATGCAAGTAGCGGCCCGCGGCCAGCGGCAACGCGACGAAGACCAGGTACGCGGCGGCGTACTGCGACCAGGCCGCCGGATCGGCGACCGCCGCAGCGATCGGAACTCCGAGCGCGCCGATCGCCGCTCCGGCCACGACCACCGACGACGACGCCCGACCGGCCCGGAACGCGACCCACAGCAGCAGGACGTACCCGAAGCCGCCCACCGCAGCGAGCACCAGCGCGGCGAAGAACGCGGCGGCAGGCCACCGCAGCGAGGCCAGCACCACGGCGCCGACGGCCACCGCATACCCCGCCAGGACGATCGGCGCCGGATGCGCCGCCGCGACCGTCACCAGCTCCCCCGCCGTCACCAGCACGACGAGCAGGATGACGCCACCGACACGCCTTCGAGTGCCCATGGCCAGCAGGCTACGTCCCCGCGGCACCGTCAACTTTGGTTCGCACAGGCGCCAACTTTCGCGAGCTGACTTGTGGACAGCTTGCCGCCTAGCGTCCAACCCGTGCTCGAAGTGCAGAACCTCTCCAAACGCTACGGACCCATGCTGGCCGTCGACGACCTCACGTTCACCGTGCGGCCGGGGCGCGTCACCGGCTTCCTCGGTCCCAACGGAGCCGGCAAGTCGACGACGATGCGGATGATCCTCGGCCTCGACCGGCCGTCCGGCGGGCGTGTGCTGATCGACGGCGTGCGGTACCGCGAGCTGGAGTACCCGCTGCGGCGAATCGGCGCTCTGCTGGAGGGCTCCACGGCCCACCCGGGGCGGAGCGCGCGTCACCACCTGCGGTGGCTCGCACAGACCAACCGCATCCCGGCCCGCCGCGTCGATGACGTCCTGGGCCAGGTGGGCCTCGACGGCGTTGCCGGACGCCGGGTCCGCGAGTTCTCGCTCGGCATGACACAGCGGCTGGGCATCGCTGCGGCGCTTCTCGGCGACCCGCCCGTGCTGCTCTTCGACGAGCCCACGAACGGGCTGGACCCGGAGGGGATCCGGTGGTTACGCACGCTGCTGAAGGGCTTCGCCGCGGAGGGTCGCACGGTGCTGGTCTCCAGCCATCTGATGAGCGAGATGGCGCTCACCGCCGATCACCTGCTGGTGGTGAGCCGGGGTCGCCTGCTGGCCGACAGCACGCTCGCCGACTTCGTCGCGGCGCACCCGGCGGGGTCGCTGGAGGATGCGTTCCTCGACCTCACCGGCCGAGCCTCTGCGGGTGGTGACCGATGAACCTCGTCCGGGCCGAACTGACCAAACTGTGGACGCTGCGGTCGACAGCAGTCACGCTGGCGGCAGCGCTGGCGGTGGGCGCCGCGCTGAGCCTGCTGGTCAGCAGCTCTCTGCGCAGCGCAGACGACGACCAGTTCGACGCGTTGTTCGCCGCGTTCTACGGGCTCACCGTCGCGCAGATCGCGCTGGTGGTGTTCGCCGTGCTGGCGATCGGGTCGGAGTATCGGTCGGGCACGATCCGCGCCGCTCTGGCCGCGGTGCCGCGTCGCGGGACGTTCTTCGCTGCGAAGATCGTCGCGGTGCTGGGGCACCTCGGTGTGAGCGCGCTGGTCACGGTGGGGGCCGCGCTCCTCACCGCGCAGGTCGCGTTGGGGCAGCGCCGAGCCGACGTCGGCGAAGCGGTGCCCGCAGCCATCGGCGCCTGGCTATACCTCGTCCTGATCGGGTTGTTCGCGCTCGGCGTCGCGACGGCCCTGCGTAGCTCGACGATCACGCTCGGGATCCTGCTGCCGTTGCTGCTGCTCGGCTCGCAGGGGCTGGGCAACCTGCCGGGGGTCCGCGTCGTCACGCAGTTCCTCCCCGACCAGCTGGGGTGGGTGGTCATGCACCTGGCCGGGCCGCAGGACGACCCGCGCTGGGCACGGGACTACGGCCCGTGGACCGGGCTCGCCCTGCTCGCCGTGTGGACGGCAGCGGCCCTCCTCGTCGGCTACGCCCGCCTGCGCCGCCGCGACCTCGGCCAGACCCCTTGACAGTCACACGACGCCAACCCGCGCCAGCCCCATGCACACCCCGCGCCAGCCCCATGCACACCCCGCGCCAGCCCCATGCACACCCCGCGCCAGCCCCATGCACACCCCGCGCCAGCCACGCCGACCCGGGCGGCGCCAGCACCCGGCGGACGTCAGCGCGAGCGACGTCAGCGCGAGCGACGTCAGCGCGGGCGACGTCAGCGCGGGCGGTCGACGCGGCCGGCGTCCCAGACCGGGCCGTCGGTCTCGCGGACCTCGCCGTCCGCGGCGAACGAGAGGAACCGGTCGAAGCTGCGAGCGAACCACCGATCGTGCGTCACTGCCAGAACCGTGCCGTCGAACGCCGCGAGTCCCTCCTCCAGCGCCTCCGCCGACTGCACGTCGAGGTTGTCGGTGGGCTCGTCGAGCAGCAGCAGCGTGCAGCCTGACAGCTCCAGCAGCAGCACCTGGAACCGAGCCTGCTGGCCACCGGACAGCGTCGCGAAGTCCTGGTCGGCCTGCGCCTGCAGCCCGTACCGCCGCAGCGCGGAGATCGCACGGCCCCGATCGAGTCCGCGCCGGGTTCCCGACCCGCCCCACAGGATCTCCACCAGCGGCTTGCCGACCCACTCCGGATGCTCGTGTGTCTGCGCGAACAACCCCGGCACCACCCGGGCTCCGAGCCGCCACGAACCGGCCGACGCCACCGACTCGTCGCCACCGAGCAGCCGGAGGAAGTGGCTCTTGCCGCTGCCGTTCGCTCCCAGCACCGCGACCCGCTCGCCGTAGTAGACCTCCAGGTCGAACGGCTTCATCAGGCCGGTGAGCTCCAGGCCGGAACAGATCACCGCACGGACGCCGGTGCGCCCGCCGCCCAAACGCATGCGAACCGTCTCCTCGGTCGGACGCTCCGGCGGCGGACCGGCCTCCTCGAACTTGCGCAGGCGGGTCTGCATGGCGTGGTACTTCGCCGCCATCGCCTCGCTGTTCTTCGCCTGCTGCTGCAGCGTCCGCACCAGGTCCTTGAGCCGCTGGTGCTCCTCGTTCCAGCGGCGGTGCAGCTCGTCCAGGCGGTCCAGCCGCGCGGTGCGCGCCTCGTGGTAACTCTCGAAGCCACCGCCGTGCACCCAGGCCGAGTGCGCCTCCAGCGTGACGACGTGCGTCGCGGTGCGAGCCAGCAGCTCCCGGTCGTGGCTGACGAACAGCACGGTCTTCGGCGTCTCGACCAGCCGCTGTTCCAGCCAGCGCTTACCGGGGACGTCGAGGTAGTTGTCCGGCTCGTCGAGCAGCAGCACTTCCTCGTGCCCGCGGAGCAGCGCCTCCAGCGCGAGCCGCTTCTGCTCGCCGCCGGAGAGCGTCCGCACCATCCGGTGCTGAGCCCGGTCGAACGGGACGCCGAGCGCCGCGACGGTCACCGTGTCCCACAGCACCTCGGCGTCGTAACCACCGGCGTCACCCCACCCGGCGAGCGCCTCGGCGTACCGCAGCTGGGTCGGTTCGTCCTCGCGCTCCATCATCGCGAGCTCGGCGGCCTCCAACGCCTCGCCGGCCACCCGCAGCCGGGCCGGCGCCAGCCCGACGAGCAGTTCGCGCACCGTCGTCTGGTCTCGGACCGAGCCGATGAACTGGCGCATCACGCCGAGACCGCCCACCCGGGTGATCGAGCCGGTCTGCGGCGTCGCGTCACCCGCGATCATGCGCAGCAGCGTGGTCTTCCCGGCGCCGTTCGCGCCGACCAGCGCGACGATCGCGCCCTCACCGACGCGGAACGACACGTCCCGGAAGAGCTCCCGCCCGTCCGGCAGCGTCTGACCGACCCCTGATACCTCGACATACCCCACGAGGAGACGATCCTCCTGGATTTCGACGACCGCGGCACCCCAGTTTCCGCGCGCACCCGGCGGGTTCACCGGTGCTGACAGCGGCCATACTCCTCCCGAAAGGCCCGAAGCAACCGAGCAGGGAGCGCGCTGATGTCGACCAACCCCCGCGCCGGACAACCGGCCGAACCATCCGACCTCGTCGACGTCGCCCACCTCATCACCGCTTACTACGCCGAGCACCCCGACCCGGCCGCGATCGAGCAGCGGGTGGCTTTCGGCACCTCCGGGCACCGCGGTTCGAGCCTCAAGCGGGCGTTCAACGACGACCACATCGCGGCGACCAGCCAGGCGATCGTCGAGTACCGCGCCGCGCAGGGCACCGACGGCCCCCTCTACCTCGGGCGGGACACCCACGCGCTGAGCGAGCCCGCCTGGACGACCGCGCTGGAGGTGTTCGCGGCCAACGGCGTCACGGTGCTCATCGACTCCCGCAACGGCTACACGCCGACGCCCGCGCTCTCCCACGCGATCCTGGCCTGGAACCGCGGGCGCACGCAGCACCTCGCGGACGGCGTCGTCGTGACACCGTCGCACAACCCGCCGGACGAGGGCGGTTTCAAGTACAACCCGACCCACGGCGGTCCGGCTGACACCGACGCCACCAAGTGGATTCAGGACCGCGCGAACGATCTGATCGCCGACGGCTTGCGCGGTATCCACCGGATCCCGCTGGAGCGCGCCCGCCGCGCCGACACCACGGCGAAGTACGACTACCTCGACAAGTACGTGAGCGACCTGCCGAACGTCGTCGATCTGGACGCGATCGCGGCCTCCGGGCTGCGCATCGGCGCCGACCCGCTCGGCGGGGCCAGCGTCGCGTACTGGGCAGAGATCGCCGAGCGCTACAAGCTCGCGATGACCGTCGTGAACCCGCTGGTCGAGGGCGACTTCCGGTTCATGACGCTGGACTGGGACGGCAAGATCCGGATGGACTGCTCATCGCCTTCGGCGATGGCGTCGTTGATCACCCGCAGGCACGACTTCGACCTGGCCACAGGCAACGATGCGGACGCCGACCGGCACGGCATCGTGACGCCGGACGCCGGGCTGATGAACCCGAACCACTACCTGGCGGTCGCGATCGAATACCTGTACGCGCATCGGGACGGCTGGCCGGCGGACGCGGCGATCGGGAAGACGCTGGTGTCGTCCTCGATGATCGACCGGGTCGCCGAATCGCTGGGTCGGCGGCTGGTCGAGGTGCCGGTCGGCTTCAAGTGGTTCGTGCCGGGGCTGCTCGACGGCTCGGTCGCGTTCGGCGGCGAGGAGAGCGCCGGAGCGTCGTTCCTGCGCCGGGACGGCCGGGTCTGGACCACGGACAAGGACGGGCTCATCCTCGACCTGCTCGCCGCCGAGATCACCGCGGTGACCGGCAAGACGCCCAGCGTCCACTACGCGGGCCTGGTGGAGCGGTTCGGTGCACCGGCCTACGCCCGGGTCGACGCGCCCGCCACGCGCGAGCAGAAGGCGCGCCTGGGCAAGCTCTCACCGAGCGAGGTGACCGCCACCGAGCTGGCCGGGGAGCCTATCGTGGCGAAGCTGACCGAGGCGCCCGGCAACGGCGCGGCGATCGGTGGACTGAAGGTCGTCACCGAGTCGGGCTGGTTCGCGGCCCGGCCGTCGGGCACCGAGGACGTCTACAAGATCTACGCGGAGTCGTTCAAGGGTGCGGAGGACCTCGCCCGCATCCAGGACGAGGCCCGCGAGGTAGTCGGAGCCGCCCTCAAGGGCTGAGCCCACACCGCGGCCCGGCGCGCATCCCCGCCGGGCCGCGCCCGGCCCGCGTCGGCCGCCGGGCCTGCGCGCCTGGCGCCCGGCCGCGCGCAGTACCGCGGCCCGGCGCTCGTCAGGGTCCGGGCGCGATTCGGACGCGGCGGGTCAGCTCGGTACGAGCGGCCAGCTCGTCGTCGGGCGGGTACTCGACCGAGACCAGCGTCAACCCGTGGGGCGGCGCCACCGTGATGTTCCCAGCCCGGTCCGCGCGGCGCAGCAGCGACGCCGGCCAGGACGCCGGGTGCCGCCCCTCCCCGACGGCGAGCAGCGCCCCGATCAGGCTGCGCACCATCGAGTGGCAGAACGCGTCCGCGGCCAGGTGCGCCTCCAGCACCCGTCCCGGGCCTTCCGGAGCCACCTCCCAGCGGAACTCCTCCAGCGCCCGGATCGTCGTCGCACCCTCGCGGCGGCGGCAGAACGCTGCGAAGTCGTGCTCGCCGAGCAGCTGCTCACCCGCCGATCGCATCGCGTCGAGGTCGAGGACGCGCGGCCACGCGAGCGTGTCCCGCCGACGCAGCGGTTCGGCGCCCCACGGCGCGTCGGTCACCCGGTACACGTACCGCCGACGCAGCGCGCCGAACCGGGCGTCGAAGGACGGATGTGCGCGGGAAATCGCCCTCAGCCGGACGTCCCCAGGAAGTAGACCGGAAAGCCGGCGGACCAGAGAAGCCCCGAGGGTGTCCCACACCTCGACCGGAAGGTCGAGGTGTGCCACCTGCCCGAAGGCGTGCACGCCGGCGTCGGTTCGCCCGGCCACCGTGAGCGCGACGTCCACCCTGGTGACCCGGGCCAGCGCCTCGGTCAGAACCCCCTGCACCGTGCGCTGACCGCGCTGGATCGCCCACCCGGCGAAGTCGGTGCCGTCGTAGCTGACGTCCAGCCGGACACGAACGAGCCCGCCGGCCCCGGCGATGCCGGGAGCGGCGGGCTCGTTTGCGATCAGTGTCAGGCCTTGTCGTCCTCGGCCTTGGCCTCGGCGTCGTCGGCCTTGGCCTCCGCGACGTCGGCCTTGGCCTCGGCAGCGTCCGCCTTCGCCTCCGCAGCGTCGGCCTTGGCCTCAGCGGCCTCCGCCTTCGCCTCGGCGGCCTCGGCGCGAGCCTCGGCAACGTCGGTGTCGGCGGTGTCGGTGTCCGTGTCACCGGACAGCGCAGCGGCCTTGTCGTCCTTCGCGAACTTGGTGCCGCGAGCACGCTCGGCCTCGCCGACCGCCTGCTGCGCCACGGTCAGCGCCTCGACCAGCTCGATGACGGCCATCGGAGCGTTGTCGCCCTTGCGGGGACCGACCTTGACGATCCGGGTGTAACCGCCGGGGCGGTTGACGTACCGCGGACCGATCTCGGCGAACAGGTGACCGACCACGTCCTTGTCCCGGACCAGGCTGAGCACCTGGCGACGGGCGTGCAGGTCTCCGCGCTTGGCGAAGGTGATCAGCCGCTCGGCGTACGGGCGGAGCCGCTTCGCCTTGGCTTCGGTGGTGGTGATCCGGCCGTGCTCGAACAGCGCCCGTGCCAGGTTCGACAGCAGGTGCTTCTCGTGCGCCGGGCTACCGCCGAGGCGGGGACCCTTGGTGGGCGTGGGCATCTTCCTTGCTCC
This window harbors:
- a CDS encoding response regulator transcription factor, encoding MIRVLIADDEPLIRAGIVAVLESDPGISVVAQVEDGRAAVERASRPDVDVVLVDIRMPVLDGLGVVEELHRRRPELPVVVLTSFGAEPNVLRAVEHRAAGFLLKNCTPAELIGAVSAAHAGEAYLSPAAARIVLGLVAPDDIGRRQDAIRRLAALTGREREVAGLVAEGLSNAEIARRSRTSETTVKTYVSRVLTKLGCENRVQVALLVRDAG
- a CDS encoding ABC-F family ATP-binding cassette domain-containing protein, encoding MGYVEVSGVGQTLPDGRELFRDVSFRVGEGAIVALVGANGAGKTTLLRMIAGDATPQTGSITRVGGLGVMRQFIGSVRDQTTVRELLVGLAPARLRVAGEALEAAELAMMEREDEPTQLRYAEALAGWGDAGGYDAEVLWDTVTVAALGVPFDRAQHRMVRTLSGGEQKRLALEALLRGHEEVLLLDEPDNYLDVPGKRWLEQRLVETPKTVLFVSHDRELLARTATHVVTLEAHSAWVHGGGFESYHEARTARLDRLDELHRRWNEEHQRLKDLVRTLQQQAKNSEAMAAKYHAMQTRLRKFEEAGPPPERPTEETVRMRLGGGRTGVRAVICSGLELTGLMKPFDLEVYYGERVAVLGANGSGKSHFLRLLGGDESVASAGSWRLGARVVPGLFAQTHEHPEWVGKPLVEILWGGSGTRRGLDRGRAISALRRYGLQAQADQDFATLSGGQQARFQVLLLELSGCTLLLLDEPTDNLDVQSAEALEEGLAAFDGTVLAVTHDRWFARSFDRFLSFAADGEVRETDGPVWDAGRVDRPR
- the rplQ gene encoding 50S ribosomal protein L17, whose protein sequence is MPTPTKGPRLGGSPAHEKHLLSNLARALFEHGRITTTEAKAKRLRPYAERLITFAKRGDLHARRQVLSLVRDKDVVGHLFAEIGPRYVNRPGGYTRIVKVGPRKGDNAPMAVIELVEALTVAQQAVGEAERARGTKFAKDDKAAALSGDTDTDTADTDVAEARAEAAEAKAEAAEAKADAAEAKADAAEAKADVAEAKADDAEAKAEDDKA
- the truA gene encoding tRNA pseudouridine(38-40) synthase TruA — protein: MIANEPAAPGIAGAGGLVRVRLDVSYDGTDFAGWAIQRGQRTVQGVLTEALARVTRVDVALTVAGRTDAGVHAFGQVAHLDLPVEVWDTLGASLVRRLSGLLPGDVRLRAISRAHPSFDARFGALRRRYVYRVTDAPWGAEPLRRRDTLAWPRVLDLDAMRSAGEQLLGEHDFAAFCRRREGATTIRALEEFRWEVAPEGPGRVLEAHLAADAFCHSMVRSLIGALLAVGEGRHPASWPASLLRRADRAGNITVAPPHGLTLVSVEYPPDDELAARTELTRRVRIAPGP
- a CDS encoding ABC transporter permease is translated as MNLVRAELTKLWTLRSTAVTLAAALAVGAALSLLVSSSLRSADDDQFDALFAAFYGLTVAQIALVVFAVLAIGSEYRSGTIRAALAAVPRRGTFFAAKIVAVLGHLGVSALVTVGAALLTAQVALGQRRADVGEAVPAAIGAWLYLVLIGLFALGVATALRSSTITLGILLPLLLLGSQGLGNLPGVRVVTQFLPDQLGWVVMHLAGPQDDPRWARDYGPWTGLALLAVWTAAALLVGYARLRRRDLGQTP
- a CDS encoding sensor histidine kinase; translated protein: MGTRRRVGGVILLVVLVTAGELVTVAAAHPAPIVLAGYAVAVGAVVLASLRWPAAAFFAALVLAAVGGFGYVLLLWVAFRAGRASSSVVVAGAAIGALGVPIAAAVADPAAWSQYAAAYLVFVALPLAAGRYLHQHARLVDALTDRNQELRRARDLAAERERLRERLRIAREMHDALGHRLGLVSIQAAALEVDELPPRQREAIGRLAGSAREAVDGLHEVVGALRHGDEIDAPGLDGLDALVDGYVRAGVPVTVERRGEPGLLTDEADRAVYRAVEEGLTNATKHAPTCAVTVSLGWEDDALLLTVVNPIRPTPAPSPARPAAGGPGLGPGQVGAADVGGAGLGRVGSADAGWADAGAADMGRVGVRSAQAGEVGLGLGRVGSADAGWADAGAAAMGRRGACPGWAGLRPGHADMADAGLVGTRSAQAGGAGLGPGYEGLAGVGRVEAGSADAGRAAGLADAGRAGVGSVGVGGAVAVARGGHGLVGVRERIESVGGYATLRRDRGEARLTVLVPTLVREPEPVAGVGRGRSTAVGVATAVLLFGALPAAMLVGAG
- the pgm gene encoding phosphoglucomutase (alpha-D-glucose-1,6-bisphosphate-dependent); this translates as MSTNPRAGQPAEPSDLVDVAHLITAYYAEHPDPAAIEQRVAFGTSGHRGSSLKRAFNDDHIAATSQAIVEYRAAQGTDGPLYLGRDTHALSEPAWTTALEVFAANGVTVLIDSRNGYTPTPALSHAILAWNRGRTQHLADGVVVTPSHNPPDEGGFKYNPTHGGPADTDATKWIQDRANDLIADGLRGIHRIPLERARRADTTAKYDYLDKYVSDLPNVVDLDAIAASGLRIGADPLGGASVAYWAEIAERYKLAMTVVNPLVEGDFRFMTLDWDGKIRMDCSSPSAMASLITRRHDFDLATGNDADADRHGIVTPDAGLMNPNHYLAVAIEYLYAHRDGWPADAAIGKTLVSSSMIDRVAESLGRRLVEVPVGFKWFVPGLLDGSVAFGGEESAGASFLRRDGRVWTTDKDGLILDLLAAEITAVTGKTPSVHYAGLVERFGAPAYARVDAPATREQKARLGKLSPSEVTATELAGEPIVAKLTEAPGNGAAIGGLKVVTESGWFAARPSGTEDVYKIYAESFKGAEDLARIQDEAREVVGAALKG